A stretch of Apium graveolens cultivar Ventura unplaced genomic scaffold, ASM990537v1 ctg5243, whole genome shotgun sequence DNA encodes these proteins:
- the LOC141702498 gene encoding secreted RxLR effector protein 161-like, with translation MEDRRVAHFVYYLVQQMKDCIELKQSAYTKKILEKAGMQAFNPTKYPMDPKEHLTNDEGGKLVDPTEYKSLVGGLRYLVHTCPDMAYDVGIVSRLMEKPTVLHMNAIKRILRYVKGTINYGLVYSRDIRNNMLTGYSNSDFGGQTDDRKSTRGMVFYLNDNLITWVSQKQRCVALSSCEAEFMGGTTSACQAVWLRNLLSKLTGEDMGPVILYIDDKSAIDLARNLVFHGRSTTYRQTLPLYSRMC, from the coding sequence ATGGAAGATAGAAGAGTAGCGCATTTTGTGTATTACCTGGTTCAACAAATGAAGGACTGTATAGAGCTAAAACAGTCAGCTTACACAAAGAAAATATTGGAGAAGGCTGGAATGCAAGCTTTTAACCCCACTAAATATCCTATGGATCCGAAGGAGCATTTGACTAACGACGAAGGCGGGAAACTGGTGGATCCAACAGAATACAAAAGCTTGGTTGGAGGACTTCGCTACCTTGTGCATACATGTCCCGACATGGCTTATGATGTGGGGATAGTCAGCCGTTTAATGGAAAAGCCCACAGTTCTTCATATGAATGCTATAAAGCGTATACTCAGGTACGTCAAGGGTACAATTAACTACGGCCTGGTTTATTCGAGGGATATTAGAAACAATATGCTTACAGGATACTCGAATAGCGATTTTGGAGGACAAACAGATGACAGGAAGAGTACAAGAGGAATGGTATTTTACTTAAATGATAACCTCATCACATGGGTCTCACAGAAACAAAGGTGTGTGGCCTTGTCTTCGTGCGAGGCAGAGTTTATGGGAGGGACGACATCAGCTTGTCAAGCTGTTTGGCTGAGGAATCTGCTGAGCAAGCTAACAGGTGAAGATATGGGTCCAGTAATCTTGTACATTGATGATAAATCCGCCATCGATCTTGCAAGGAACCTAGTTTTTCATGGGCGTAGTACAACATATAGACAAACGCTACCATTATATTCGAGAATGTGTTGA
- the LOC141702499 gene encoding secreted RxLR effector protein 161-like: MEVQQMKDCIELKQSAYTKKILEKAGMQAFNPNKYPMDPNEHLTKDEGGKLVDPTEYQKLGWRTSLPCAYMSRHGYAVGIVSRFMEKRTVLHMNAVKRILRYVKGTINYGVVYSRDIGNNMLTGYSNSDFGGQTDDRKSTRGMVFYLNDNLITWVSQKQRCVALSSCEAEFMAGTTSACQAVWLRNLLSKLTGEDMGPVILYISWAAVNI; this comes from the coding sequence ATGGAGGTTCAACAAATGAAGGACTGTATAGAGCTAAAACAGTCAGCTTACACAAAGAAAATATTGGAGAAGGCTGGAATGCAAGCTTTTAACCCCAATAAATATCCTATGGATCCGAATGAGCATTTGACTAAGGACGAAGGCGGGAAACTGGTGGATCCAACAGAATACCAAAAGCTTGGTTGGAGGACTTCGCTACCTTGTGCATACATGTCTCGACATGGCTATGCTGTGGGGATAGTCAGCCGTTTCATGGAAAAGCGCACAGTTCTTCATATGAATGCTGTAAAGCGTATACTCAGGTACGTCAAGGGTACAATTAACTACGGCGTGGTTTATTCGAGGGATATTGGAAACAATATGCTTACAGGATACTCGAATAGCGATTTTGGAGGACAAACAGATGACAGGAAGAGTACAAGAGGAATGGTATTTTACTTAAATGATAACCTCATCACATGGGTCTCACAGAAACAAAGGTGTGTGGCCTTGTCTTCGTGCGAGGCAGAGTTTATGGCAGGGACGACATCAGCTTGTCAAGCTGTTTGGCTGAGGAATCTGCTCAGCAAGCTAACAGGTGAAGATATGGGTCCAGTAATCTTGTACATTTCATGGGCAGCAGTAAACATATAG